The following are from one region of the Mesorhizobium sp. B4-1-4 genome:
- a CDS encoding circularly permuted type 2 ATP-grasp protein, with the protein MAKGNHKRVRGKPQTHSLLEHYQPIDGVVDEMVDASGNPRPAWKDFIEALDELGPEKLGQRFARADQYLRDAGVYYRVYDKAGANEREWPLAHVPLLIEGTEWAAISAGLVQRAELFEETIADIYGRNRLIEKGVLPAGLIAASPEYLRPMAGIRPAEGHFLHFCAFELGRGPDGRWWVLGDRTQAPSGAGFALENRVATTRALSDIYGEMHVHRLAGFFRRFRDALIGMARETEGRVAILTPGPLNETYYEHAYIARYLGIMLLEGEDLTVSGGRLMVRTVSGLMPISVLWRRLDAAFADPLELRSDSQIGTPGLVEAIRQGSVSTVNALGSGLMETRALLAFLPKIARELRAEELLLPSVATWWCGQEVERAHVLANIDRMVIGPALSTRLAFEDDGQTKLGSALSAGERAELVARIERDGDAFVGQEAVTLSTTPVYVDGWLEPRPASLRVYLARTPEGWTVMPGGFARVGLSLDPTAIAMQRGGQAADVWVVSDRPVERETLLPQEGDSFSRTRPGSLPSRAAENLTWLGRYIERSEDTVRILRAYHVRLAETSDPDMPLLADVRDYLEPFGIDVGTAIPLGLIGTLDSAVYSAGQIRDRFSHDGWLALKDLSKTIHQFATTVAPGDDATRAMTVILRKLAGFSGLLHENMYRFAGWRFLEIGRRLERGIQIARTLARLTGAKAPEGALDMMLEIGDSVMTHRRQYPVQAGRRTVIDLLALDPLNPRSILFQLERLKAEIGLLPSIGGEGHMSPAAKEILQLNTAIAIKEPSDMTAAALDDLANEIGGLYNSLAKAYFG; encoded by the coding sequence ATGGCAAAGGGGAATCACAAGAGGGTACGCGGCAAGCCGCAGACCCACAGCCTGCTGGAGCACTACCAGCCGATCGACGGCGTTGTCGACGAGATGGTCGACGCGTCAGGCAATCCCCGGCCGGCCTGGAAGGATTTCATCGAGGCGCTCGACGAACTGGGGCCTGAAAAGCTCGGTCAGCGCTTTGCCCGCGCCGACCAGTATCTGCGCGACGCCGGCGTCTACTACCGCGTCTACGACAAGGCAGGCGCCAATGAGCGCGAATGGCCGCTGGCGCATGTGCCGCTGCTCATCGAAGGTACCGAATGGGCCGCGATCAGCGCCGGCCTCGTCCAGCGCGCCGAGCTGTTCGAGGAAACCATCGCCGATATCTATGGCCGCAACCGGCTGATCGAAAAGGGCGTCCTGCCGGCAGGACTCATCGCCGCCAGCCCTGAATATTTACGACCGATGGCCGGCATCAGGCCGGCCGAGGGCCATTTCCTGCATTTCTGCGCCTTCGAGCTTGGCCGAGGGCCCGACGGCCGCTGGTGGGTGCTGGGTGACCGTACGCAGGCGCCGTCCGGCGCCGGCTTCGCGCTGGAGAACCGCGTCGCCACCACGCGTGCGCTGTCGGACATCTATGGCGAGATGCATGTGCACCGGCTGGCCGGCTTCTTCCGCCGCTTCCGCGACGCGCTGATCGGCATGGCAAGGGAAACCGAAGGCCGCGTCGCCATACTGACGCCGGGGCCGCTCAACGAGACCTATTACGAGCACGCCTACATCGCCCGCTATCTCGGCATCATGCTGCTGGAGGGCGAGGATCTGACCGTTTCCGGCGGCAGGCTTATGGTGCGGACCGTTTCCGGCCTGATGCCGATCAGCGTGCTGTGGCGGCGCCTCGACGCCGCCTTCGCCGATCCGCTCGAACTGCGCTCGGATTCGCAGATCGGCACGCCGGGGCTGGTCGAGGCGATCCGGCAGGGCTCCGTGTCCACCGTCAATGCGCTGGGGTCCGGCCTGATGGAAACGCGGGCGCTGCTCGCCTTCCTGCCCAAGATCGCGCGCGAGCTGCGCGCCGAGGAATTGTTGCTGCCGAGCGTCGCGACATGGTGGTGCGGGCAGGAGGTCGAGCGCGCCCATGTGCTTGCCAACATCGACCGTATGGTGATCGGGCCGGCGCTGTCGACCAGGCTCGCCTTCGAGGATGACGGCCAGACCAAGCTCGGCTCGGCACTGTCGGCCGGGGAGCGGGCGGAGTTGGTGGCGCGCATCGAGCGCGATGGCGACGCCTTCGTCGGCCAGGAAGCGGTGACGTTGTCGACGACGCCCGTCTATGTCGATGGCTGGCTGGAACCACGGCCAGCGAGCCTGCGCGTCTACCTGGCGCGCACGCCTGAGGGCTGGACGGTGATGCCGGGCGGGTTCGCCCGCGTCGGACTGTCACTCGACCCGACCGCGATCGCCATGCAGCGCGGCGGCCAGGCGGCTGACGTCTGGGTGGTCAGTGACAGGCCGGTGGAGCGCGAGACGCTGCTGCCGCAAGAGGGCGACAGCTTCAGCCGCACCAGGCCGGGCAGCCTGCCCAGCCGCGCGGCCGAAAACCTGACATGGCTCGGCCGCTACATCGAACGCTCGGAAGACACGGTGCGTATATTGCGCGCCTATCACGTGCGGCTGGCCGAAACGTCGGACCCGGACATGCCGCTGCTGGCCGACGTCAGGGACTATCTCGAACCGTTCGGCATCGATGTCGGCACGGCGATCCCGTTGGGGCTGATCGGTACGCTGGACAGCGCGGTTTACAGCGCGGGCCAGATCCGCGACCGTTTCTCGCACGACGGCTGGCTCGCGCTCAAGGACCTGTCGAAGACCATCCACCAGTTCGCCACGACGGTGGCGCCGGGGGATGACGCGACACGGGCAATGACCGTCATCCTGCGCAAGCTCGCCGGGTTTTCCGGCCTGCTGCATGAGAACATGTATCGTTTTGCCGGGTGGCGGTTCCTCGAGATCGGCCGGCGGCTGGAGCGCGGCATCCAGATCGCCCGCACGCTCGCGCGACTGACCGGCGCCAAGGCGCCGGAAGGGGCTCTGGACATGATGCTGGAGATCGGCGACAGCGTGATGACCCACCGCCGGCAATATCCGGTGCAGGCCGGCCGGCGCACGGTGATCGATCTTCTGGCGCTGGATCCGCTCAATCCGCGCTCCATCCTGTTCCAGCTCGAAAGGCTGAAAGCCGAGATCGGCCTCTTGCCGTCGATCGGCGGCGAGGGGCACATGTCGCCGGCGGCGAAGGAGATCCTGCAGCTCAATACGGCCATCGCCATCAAGGAGCCTTCGGACATGACTGCCGCCGCACTTGACGATCTCGCCAACGAGATAGGCGGTCTCTACAACAGCCTCGCCAAGGCCTATTTCGGCTAG